From a region of the Streptacidiphilus albus JL83 genome:
- a CDS encoding NAD(P)-dependent oxidoreductase, with amino-acid sequence MDLTVFGATGGTGGQLVRQALDRGHTVTAVVRDPARLDAGITGHSARSALRVVAVPDVTDAEALRGAVAGRDAVLSGIGPGNRKAAGIATAATRSIVRAMEAEQVRRIVVISAAPVGPTAPDDSLLMRTVAVPGIRRVLRNVYADLAAMEQELRSSGLDWTSVRPPQLTDKPLTGHYRISIGAPLAGRSIPRADLAHAMLSLLDDPASLKQTVGVAS; translated from the coding sequence ATGGATCTCACCGTGTTCGGAGCCACCGGCGGAACCGGCGGCCAGCTCGTCCGACAGGCGCTCGACCGGGGCCACACGGTCACCGCCGTGGTCCGCGACCCGGCCCGGCTGGACGCCGGCATCACCGGCCACTCCGCCCGGAGCGCCCTGCGGGTGGTGGCCGTCCCGGACGTCACCGACGCCGAGGCACTGCGCGGCGCGGTCGCCGGACGCGACGCCGTGCTCTCCGGAATCGGACCCGGCAACCGCAAGGCGGCCGGCATCGCCACCGCCGCTACCCGGTCGATCGTGCGCGCGATGGAGGCCGAGCAGGTCCGCCGGATCGTCGTGATCAGCGCCGCCCCGGTGGGCCCGACCGCTCCGGACGACTCGCTGCTGATGCGCACCGTCGCCGTGCCCGGCATCCGCCGGGTGCTGCGCAACGTCTATGCGGACCTCGCCGCCATGGAGCAGGAACTGCGGAGCAGTGGCCTGGACTGGACCTCGGTGCGCCCGCCGCAGCTCACCGACAAGCCGCTGACCGGCCACTACCGGATCTCGATCGGGGCGCCGCTGGCGGGCCGGTCGATCCCGCGCGCCGACCTCGCCCACGCCATGCTGTCCCTGCTCGACGACCCGGCGTCGCTGAAGCAGACCGTCGGCGTGGCCAGCTGA
- a CDS encoding TetR/AcrR family transcriptional regulator: protein MTQTPTRERLLDSAERLLRTIGLARTTTKEIARAAQCSEAALYKYFSSKEDLFVAVLHERLPSLMPLLAELTARPGSRTPEQALTEIARTATLFYEANMPIAASLFAEPGLLQRHREGLRPLGAGPQQPLLALARYLESEREHGRLRADADPEAAAALLLGACFQRAFLRHFLGESGTAEPEGAVDGFAAGLTRTLLGGLT from the coding sequence ATGACTCAGACGCCCACCCGCGAACGGCTCCTCGACTCGGCCGAGCGCCTGCTGCGCACCATCGGCCTCGCGCGGACCACCACCAAGGAGATCGCCCGCGCCGCACAGTGTTCCGAGGCCGCCCTCTACAAGTACTTCAGCAGCAAGGAGGACCTGTTCGTCGCCGTGCTGCACGAGCGGCTGCCCTCGCTGATGCCGTTGCTGGCGGAGCTCACCGCCCGGCCCGGGTCCCGCACCCCGGAGCAGGCACTGACCGAGATCGCCCGGACGGCCACGCTGTTCTACGAGGCGAACATGCCGATCGCCGCCTCCCTCTTCGCCGAGCCGGGCCTGCTGCAGCGGCACCGCGAGGGCCTGCGCCCGCTCGGCGCCGGACCGCAGCAGCCGCTGCTGGCGCTGGCCCGCTACCTGGAGTCGGAGCGGGAGCACGGACGGCTGCGGGCCGACGCCGACCCCGAGGCGGCGGCGGCACTGCTGCTCGGGGCCTGCTTCCAGCGGGCCTTCCTGCGCCACTTCCTCGGCGAGAGCGGGACGGCCGAGCCCGAGGGCGCGGTCGACGGCTTCGCCGCCGGCCTCACCCGCACCCTGCTGGGCGGGCTGACCTGA
- a CDS encoding universal stress protein, whose protein sequence is MAERTRVIVGVSGSLSSLAALHQAAEEARLRDAVLVPVLAWTPAGGELEYRRRPCPRLLAACEQAARERLDTAFEQAFGGYPEGLAVQPMVVRCRNAGQALVEIADRPDDLLVVSTGRLGRLGRMFHSPVSRHVRAHAVCGVVPVPPSELLETLERTTRDGRRNPAPRLRVHAGH, encoded by the coding sequence ATGGCCGAGCGCACGCGAGTCATCGTCGGCGTCAGCGGATCCCTGAGCAGCCTGGCCGCCCTCCACCAGGCGGCCGAGGAGGCCCGGCTCCGCGACGCCGTGCTGGTGCCCGTGCTTGCCTGGACCCCGGCCGGCGGCGAGCTCGAATACCGTCGCCGGCCCTGCCCCCGGCTGCTGGCAGCCTGCGAGCAGGCCGCGCGCGAGCGCCTGGACACCGCCTTCGAGCAGGCCTTCGGCGGCTACCCGGAAGGGCTGGCCGTCCAGCCGATGGTGGTCCGCTGCCGCAACGCCGGCCAGGCCCTGGTCGAGATCGCCGACCGCCCGGACGACCTGCTCGTGGTGAGCACCGGCCGACTGGGCCGGCTCGGCCGGATGTTCCACAGCCCCGTCAGCCGCCACGTCCGGGCCCACGCGGTCTGCGGCGTCGTCCCGGTGCCGCCCTCCGAGCTGCTGGAGACGCTGGAGCGGACCACCCGCGACGGCCGGCGGAACCCGGCGCCGCGGCTGCGGGTCCACGCCGGCCACTGA
- the lysA gene encoding diaminopimelate decarboxylase, translated as MLVTRPASDAAGHAAAASVASAVAAAVVPPDAVPAGSPWPAGALRTDQDVLVGGVGLSRLAARYATPLYVLDEAEVRSRCRAYRRALPGADVVYAAKAFLCGAMAEWVEQEGLGLDVCSGGELEHAVTCGFPAGRIVMHGNAKSPEELAAAVRLGVGRIVVDSFSEIARLAVLASPERPQDVLVRVVPGVSAGHHAAVRTGVEEQKFGFSIAAGDAADAVERVLNQPRLRLAGLHCHLGSQIAEVGPYLDTLDRVVPLLAAIRDRHGIALPELDLGGGHAVPYRAGESALDLAEFAERVNARLAELCARHRLAVPRLAVEPGRAVVGPAGVAVYRVLAVKHTMGGRTFVAVDGGMSDNPRPALYDARYTATLVGRAVAADAPLTDACVVGRHCEAGDVLVPEVRLPADIRAGDLVAVPVAGAYHLSMASGYNLVGRPPLVAVRDGASRMLLRRETLDDFRRRDIGR; from the coding sequence GTGCTCGTCACCCGCCCCGCCTCCGACGCGGCCGGCCACGCCGCCGCCGCGAGCGTCGCCTCCGCCGTTGCCGCTGCCGTCGTCCCGCCGGACGCGGTCCCGGCCGGCAGCCCCTGGCCCGCCGGCGCGCTGCGCACCGACCAGGACGTCCTGGTCGGCGGCGTCGGCCTGAGCCGGCTCGCCGCCCGCTACGCGACCCCGCTCTACGTCCTGGACGAGGCCGAGGTCCGCTCCCGCTGCCGCGCCTACCGCCGGGCGCTGCCCGGCGCCGACGTGGTCTACGCGGCGAAGGCGTTCCTCTGCGGCGCGATGGCGGAGTGGGTCGAACAGGAGGGCCTGGGCCTGGATGTCTGCTCGGGCGGCGAGCTGGAGCATGCCGTGACCTGCGGGTTCCCGGCGGGGCGGATCGTCATGCACGGCAACGCCAAGAGCCCGGAGGAACTGGCCGCCGCCGTCCGGCTGGGCGTCGGCCGGATCGTCGTGGACTCCTTCTCGGAGATCGCCCGGCTGGCGGTGCTCGCCTCGCCCGAGCGTCCGCAGGACGTGCTCGTCCGGGTCGTCCCCGGTGTGTCGGCCGGCCACCACGCGGCCGTGCGGACCGGTGTGGAGGAGCAGAAGTTCGGCTTCTCCATCGCCGCCGGGGACGCCGCCGACGCGGTCGAGCGGGTGCTGAACCAGCCCCGGCTGCGACTGGCCGGGCTGCACTGCCACCTCGGCTCGCAGATCGCCGAGGTCGGGCCCTATCTCGACACCCTCGACCGGGTCGTCCCGCTGCTGGCCGCGATCCGGGACCGGCACGGGATCGCGCTGCCCGAACTGGACCTCGGCGGCGGGCACGCCGTCCCCTACCGTGCGGGCGAGTCGGCGCTGGACCTGGCGGAGTTCGCGGAGCGGGTGAACGCCAGGCTGGCCGAATTGTGCGCGCGCCACCGCCTCGCCGTGCCCCGGCTGGCGGTCGAGCCGGGACGCGCGGTGGTCGGCCCGGCCGGGGTCGCCGTCTACCGGGTCCTGGCCGTCAAGCACACCATGGGCGGCCGGACCTTCGTCGCCGTGGACGGCGGGATGAGCGACAACCCGCGCCCCGCCCTCTACGACGCCCGCTACACGGCCACCCTGGTGGGCAGGGCCGTCGCCGCGGACGCGCCGCTGACCGACGCCTGTGTGGTGGGGCGGCACTGCGAGGCCGGGGACGTGCTGGTGCCGGAGGTCCGGCTGCCGGCCGACATCCGGGCCGGCGACCTGGTCGCGGTGCCGGTCGCCGGGGCGTACCACCTGTCGATGGCCTCCGGCTACAACCTGGTCGGGCGCCCGCCCCTGGTCGCGGTGCGGGACGGCGCCTCCCGGATGCTGCTGCGCCGGGAGACGCTGGACGACTTCCGCCGCCGGGACATCGGCCGCTGA